tactatacctgctatcccacagccccagtcccttcccagaggctattatccccccactgctactataggcatcatctctccctactatacctgctatcccacagccccagtcccttcccagaggctattatcccccactgctactataggcaccatctctccctactatacctgctatcccacagccccagtcccttcccagaggctattatccccccactgctactataggcaccatctctccctactatacctgctatcccacagccccagtcccttcccagaggctattatccccccactgctactataggcaccatctctccctactatacctgctatcccacagccccagtcccttcccagagtctctGGGAAGTTTCTGTCATATGTTTCTTTTGTCATATGGAAATGACCCAAACAAGACGAATAATCCCCTTTACAAACAACTATATCTGGAGTCCTAATTTATTTAAACTCCTCAGAGCTGATGGGAATGTCACACAGGCCCCCGGTCTGGGAAGAAAAAGAATGAATACATACTGATAGAGACAGGGTGAAATTTATGGGATAGAAGTGACAGGATACAGAGAGAAGCCAGAGACAGACGGAGAGATATAGGGATCACAGAGAAACAGATCAGGGACATATATGAGACCAAAATAGGCAGAATAATGGAGTGTAATGTTGTTAAGGTTTAGACCAAGTAGGGGGTGTCACTAAGCCCTTTGATTCCCTGATTAGGGAAGGCTGCTGGTAATGCCATAGTTTCCCTGGTATAACTGATTCAGGCAAGCACCCCTACATATGAGGAACACTACTTGTTTCATaccccacccacttacccatcaaTATGTTGACACGTGGCATTACCAAATCAGCCTACAACTTACCTACAGCTCCATTTATAAATGACACCCACTTTCCCACCATTTTGTTTCATGGATTATGAAAATGTGGGTGAAAGAGAGGTGTAACCCATTCAGGTGTAGGAATGTCCTGTGGGGGGGATGGACTTTCCCACTTGGGCAGGGGTGTCATGTGATTTCCCCGGTGCCATGGTGTTTGGACTTTTTCCATTTAATACCCTCCTGTAGTGCCTTAGGTCAGGGCCTCATCAACTCATAACATAATTACAGATATAAGAAATTATTGTTGTATAAATTTCATCCTAACTGGGCCTCAAGCATGTACCATGTTTGTGTTAGGTctaataactcatagcaaccaataagatattttgtTTGAAACAGCAGGCAATTAACTTCaaattgctgtttggttgctatgggttactagaactggtgCAAGCTCTGCCCCTTGTATTCGATTACCCAGCTTTTAGGGTTAGCTGTTTCAAAATGGTAAGAAAAAGACTAAGGCCAAAAAGTATCTCAGAGCCTAAACCCCTAGTGCCTAATACCGAAATCCAAAGGctgtaaacaaacccctccctacAGTAAGTTGAGAATGCGGAGCCCCAAAGCAGTTATCCAAGAAGGATTTCTAAGTGGCAGTTGTTGATATTAATAAGACAAGAAACGTTAGAGAAAAATGtacaagataaaaaaatatttatttattgtcatACAAAATTTGCATGTATTATTTATGTGAAGTTTTTGGttaattttttaatattcttCTCCCTCTTCTTCTCCCTCTCCCTCCACGCTGTCAGTTCCGACCTCCTCATAATCCTTCTCCAGGGCGGCCATATCCTCGCGGGCCTCAGAGAACTCCCCTTCCTCCATTCCCTCCCCTACATACCAGTGCACAAAGGCACGCTTGGCATACATAAGGTCAAACTTGTGATCCAGGCGAGCCCAGGCCTCAGCAATGGCGGTGGTGTTGCTCAACATGCACACAGCTCGCTGTACCTTGGCCAGATCCCCACCCGGAACCACAGTTGGGGGCTGGTAGTTGATACCAACCTTGAAACCAGTTGGGCACCAGTCCACAAACTGGATGGTGCGCTTGGTCTTAATGGTGGCAATAGCAGCATTGACATCTTTGGGCACCACATCACCTCGGTACAGCAGGCAACAAGCCATGTATTTACCATGACGGGGGTCACATTTCACCATCTGATTGGCTGGCTCAAAGCAAGCATTGGTGATCTCGGATACAGAGAGCTGCTCATGGTAAGCTTTCTCTGCAGAGATAACAGGGGCATAGGTGGCCAGAGGGAAATGGATACGGGGGTAGGGTACCAAGTTGGTTTGGAATTCTGTCAGGTCCACATTCAGGGCTCCATCAAATCTGAGGGAGGCTGTGATAGAGGACACAATCTGGCCAATCAGGCGGTTCAGGTTGGTGTAGGTTGGGCGCTCAATGTCCAGGTTCCTTCTGCAGATGTCATAAATGGCTTCATTATCCACCATGAAGGCACAGTCTGAGTGCTCCAGTGTTGTGTGGGTGGTGAGGATAGAGTTGTAGGGTTCCACCACAGCCGTGGAGATTTGAGGAGCTGGATAGATGGAGAATTCCAGCTTGGACTTCTTGCCATAGTCAACAGAGAGACGTTCCATCAGCAGGGAGGTGAATCCAGAGCCAGTGCCCCCCCCGAAGCTGTGGAAGATGAGGAAGCCCTGGAGTCCTGTGCACTGATCCGCCTTGGTAAGGGAAAGAGACACAAAATATTAGGCACAATCCTTACACCCAGTCTCCTGAAACCACATGAGACATCTCTCCCTAACAATGCTGAGACACAATAAAGGTCCTTTGGTGTAACAGAGGGCACTATGGGCATTGATAGAAATACCTAGTGGAGCAAGATAAGAAGTGAGTGGAGCAGAAGGGAGGCAGAAGCTGTAGGAAAAAATATCAGTAGATGGGTTTTGCATAGGAAAACAGTATAGGAAAGGATGGGAGGTGGGGGGAAAGGAATTAAGCAGAAGTTGGATAATAAAAGTCTTAACTAGAATtggacagtagggcagattgAGAATGTGGAGTAAAATTGGGTAAATTGGGACAGATTATAAGGTAGTGAGGAAGAATGGAGGTCAGAAGAGCGAGTAGAAAAGAGAGAAGATGAAGTGAATGGTGGAAGATAGAAACAAAAGGTGAGGGATGACAAAAGGCAAAGTAGGGAAGAAAAAGAGGGTGATGGGGAAAAGATGAGAAGAAGCAAAGTATATTATCAGTAGTGTTAAAGAGAAAGGTAAACAGGGGGCAACATTGTAATCTAAATAGGAGGAAATAAATGATCCCAGACTCTGAGCCACTTTATTCGGACAAAAAGACAATTTACTTACCAGCTTGCGGATCCTGTCCAGCACCAGGTCAATGATCTCCTTGCCGATGGTGTAATGGCCGCGGGCGTAGTTATTGGCGGCATCTTCCTTGCCTGTGATGAGTTGCTCAGGGTGGAAAAGCTGCCGGTAGGTACCGGTCCGAACCTCATCTGTAGGGCAAATGGGGCAGATAATGTTTAGAATGTTGCATAAGGACAAAAACAAGGTGACAGTATAGTACTGGGACCATTTGTTAGCCAAACACAGcccaagattattattattattattattattaacatttatttataaagcgccaacataccccgcagtgctgtacaataagtgggtttcatacatcggacatacagagtaacatataaagcaatcagtaaccgatacaagaggtgaagagagccctgcgcaaaagagcttacagtctacaaggatcTACACACTCACCAATCACAGTGGGCTCCAGGTCCACAAACACAGCGCGGGGGACGTGCTTCCCGGCTCCGGTCTCACTGAAGAAGGTGTTGAAGGAATCGTCCCCTCCCCCAATGGTTTTGTCGCTGGGCATCTGGCCGTCCGGTTGGATCCCATGTTCCAGGcagtacagctcccagcatgcattgcCAATCtgcactcctgcctgccccacgTGGACTGAGATGCACTCCCTCTGTGGTGGGGAAACACAAAGTGGGAATTAAAGAGGGAAAAAGTGTAAAGTTTCCTATAACACTGAGGGTACAGAGATCTATAAAGTCAATAAAGTTTAATAATCTCAGGACGCCCAGATTAATGACACAGGTTGGCACTAAAACACAGGGTACCCCAACCAGGAAATGGCACAGCCTGGGAGCAGAGTTGGCACAAATGGGCAGAGAGAACAATAATATCCCCAACTGGCAGAGAGagagccccccagtcccacactcaccATGTTGTTGGCTGATAGGCTCCTGGTTCCGATAAGTTATGTGCTCGGATATTGGAGTTCTGATCTCCCCTGCCCTCCCTGCGCCCCATTTTATAGGAGTCAGAGAGTCCTTAGTAACCGGAGGGAGGAGGGAGCCTGGGGCAGTACAACTGTCACTCCCCCCCCCCGTCTCCATAACACAAACCCTTCCCTGTGTGTAACACAATCCACTCAGCACAACACAACCGTATCCAGGGACAATGGGACCCCCCCCTCAGGGCAGGGAGCTGGGAGGCACAACATAGAGTAAAGAGAGAGGGAAAGTAGGGAGAATGGAGGGAAAAACAGAAGAAAGGAGGGAAGAGAGATACTCAGGAGGGAACTAAGTTCCAGGCATGACCCCTCCACTTCTAAATTTTTTCGCCTGGAAATGTCCCAGTTTCTTAATACTGACCAATTGCATAGAAGTATTATATGGAACCAAGGCATGAAGCTTGACAG
The genomic region above belongs to Xenopus tropicalis strain Nigerian chromosome 9, UCB_Xtro_10.0, whole genome shotgun sequence and contains:
- the tuba1cl.2 gene encoding tubulin alpha-1A chain, coding for MRECISVHVGQAGVQIGNACWELYCLEHGIQPDGQMPSDKTIGGGDDSFNTFFSETGAGKHVPRAVFVDLEPTVIDEVRTGTYRQLFHPEQLITGKEDAANNYARGHYTIGKEIIDLVLDRIRKLADQCTGLQGFLIFHSFGGGTGSGFTSLLMERLSVDYGKKSKLEFSIYPAPQISTAVVEPYNSILTTHTTLEHSDCAFMVDNEAIYDICRRNLDIERPTYTNLNRLIGQIVSSITASLRFDGALNVDLTEFQTNLVPYPRIHFPLATYAPVISAEKAYHEQLSVSEITNACFEPANQMVKCDPRHGKYMACCLLYRGDVVPKDVNAAIATIKTKRTIQFVDWCPTGFKVGINYQPPTVVPGGDLAKVQRAVCMLSNTTAIAEAWARLDHKFDLMYAKRAFVHWYVGEGMEEGEFSEAREDMAALEKDYEEVGTDSVEGEGEEEGEEY